From a single Callithrix jacchus isolate 240 chromosome 5, calJac240_pri, whole genome shotgun sequence genomic region:
- the LOC100415219 gene encoding C-C motif chemokine 3-like 1 — MKVSAAALAILLCAMALCSQVFSVPLGADTPTACCFRYSSQKIPQNFIADYFETSSQCSKPGVIFLTKRGRQVCADPSQEWVQKYISDLELNA, encoded by the exons ATGAAGGTTTCTGCTGCTGCCCTTGCCATCCTCCTCTGCgccatggctctctgcagccagGTCTTCTCTGTACCAC TTGGTGCTGACACGCCGACTGCTTGTTGCTTCCGCTACAGCTCCCAGAAGATTCCACAGAATTTCATAGCTGACTACTTTGAGACCAGCAGCCAGTGCTCCAAGCCCGGTGTCAT CTTCCTAACCAAGAGAGGCCGGCAGGTCTGTGCTGACCCCAGCCAGGAGTGGGTCCAGAAATACATCAGCGACCTGGAGCTAAATGCCTGA